Genomic DNA from Pirellulales bacterium:
GACCAGCGACGAAGCGACAAAGAATCCGGCAAGCAGCCGGTGATACGACCGGTTACAGCAATCGTCGCCGCCTTCGCGCACCCGCCTGTATCGCTAACGGCCGTTACATCGGCGGATTATAGGGGGAATGGCAAACAGGGGTCAACGCTGGCCGAAGTTCGCCGGATCAGCACGGTTGGTTTTCCTTGAAAGTGAAGACTGGGCAGCGAGCGCGTCGGACCACGGCTTCCGCCACACTTCCCATTAGCAGCCGCCCCAACCCAGTGCGACCGTGCGTTCCCATCACGATCAGATCCGCCTTTTCCTGCTCGGCCAAGGCAACGATTTCATCGGCCGGGTCCCCCGTAATCATGCGATGTTCGTACGGCACGGTTCGATCTGGTGGTACCACGGCCTCAAGCATATTGCGCAGCGCAGGCACGTCTGGGTCGGGAATCCCGTAATACATTTCGCCCGTGCCATAGGCCGCTGGCGGCTCTTCGACATGCACGATGAGCAGCTTCGCCCCCATGTCCCGGGCCAAGACCGTGGCATGCTTCAGAGCGGCATCGCTTAGCGTAGAAAAATCGGTCGGAAAGAGAATCTTCGAGGCGTGCATACAAACGGCCCTCCTGCGCAATGATTCACGGCGTCAGGAATTGGCCCTACGGGGGCACTTCAAATCGTGCGCCGCGATGCGTGCGACCGACGGAATATCAAAAGCTACCCGGCTAGGACTCGAACCTAGAATGAGGGAACCAAAATCCCTAGTGTTACCATTACACCACCGGGTAGAACTAAGGCTCGTTTCTAGCGAAGCCGAGGCGTTCTTGCAACGGTGGGTGAGCAGAACGCGACGTTCAAAGAGAACCGCGAGCGTCAAATGCCTTGCGATTCTCGGCTGACGATGGCGAAGGAGAGCTGCTCTAACTCGATCGCCAGATCGACGCCGACCTGGCTGACGTTGTCCGGTAGATCGATCGTGACCGGGGCGAAGTTGAGGATCCCCTCGACTCCCGCCGCCACCAGGCGATTTGCCACCGCCTGCGCCGCAGGTGCGGGTACGGCGATGATTCCTAAACGCACCCTATGAGCCTTCGCAAATTCTGGAAGTTTCTCCAGGTCGACTACTTCCACCCCTTCGATACGCGACCCGATCTTCTGGGCGTCCGTGTCGAAGGCCGCCGCGACGCGGAAGCCCTGCCGGCCGAATCCTTTGTATCCCAGTAGGGCTCGGCCCAGGTTGCCCGCCCCCACCAGCACGGCATTCCATTGCTGATCGGTGCCGAGGATCTTTTTGATCGCAGCCACCAGCTTGTCACAGCGGTACCCGATGCCTGGGTATCCGAAATGGCCGAAGTAGGCCAGATCCTTGCGAACCTGCGCGTCGGTAAAGCCGAGCTTGCTACCGAGCTGGCTGCTGCTGGTGGTCTCCTCTTCCTGTTCGATCAGGTGCTGTAGTTCGCGCAGGTAGAGACTTAACCGGCTGGCCACGGCCTTGGGGACCGGCCCACCGGCGGCTGAACCGGCTGCATTGCTAGCAGGATCATCCATGCGCAACTGATGGGCGGCGACGTGAATAGGTTAGGCAGAGGGACCGACAAAGGCACCCCACTCTAAATTACGCCACTCGGGCGAGCAAGCCTGCGGGCATCTCGCAGTTCTGCTGTCTTGACGGTTTTTGGC
This window encodes:
- a CDS encoding universal stress protein, producing MHASKILFPTDFSTLSDAALKHATVLARDMGAKLLIVHVEEPPAAYGTGEMYYGIPDPDVPALRNMLEAVVPPDRTVPYEHRMITGDPADEIVALAEQEKADLIVMGTHGRTGLGRLLMGSVAEAVVRRARCPVFTFKENQPC
- a CDS encoding redox-sensing transcriptional repressor Rex; translation: MDDPASNAAGSAAGGPVPKAVASRLSLYLRELQHLIEQEEETTSSSQLGSKLGFTDAQVRKDLAYFGHFGYPGIGYRCDKLVAAIKKILGTDQQWNAVLVGAGNLGRALLGYKGFGRQGFRVAAAFDTDAQKIGSRIEGVEVVDLEKLPEFAKAHRVRLGIIAVPAPAAQAVANRLVAAGVEGILNFAPVTIDLPDNVSQVGVDLAIELEQLSFAIVSRESQGI